Proteins from one Dermacentor variabilis isolate Ectoservices chromosome 1, ASM5094787v1, whole genome shotgun sequence genomic window:
- the LOC142592725 gene encoding AP-2 complex subunit alpha-like, giving the protein MPAVRGDGIRGLAVFISDIRNCKSKEAEIKRINKELANIRSKFKGDKTLDGYQKKKYVCKLLFIFLLGHDIDFGHMEAVNLLSSNKYSEKQIGYLFISVLLNENSELMRLIIQSIKNDLCARNPIHVNLALQCIANIGSREMAETFGGEIPKLLVSGDTIDVVKQSAALCLLRLLRTLPDITPSGEWTSRIIHLLNDQHMGVVTAAVSLIDALVKKNPDEYRGCVSLAVSRLSRIVTASYTDLQDYTYYFVPAPWLSMKLLRLLQNYPPPDDPGVRGRLNECLETILNKAQEPPKSKKVQHSNAKNAVLFEAISLIIHMDRLGAVIEPNLLVRACNQLGQFLQHRETNLRYLALESLCLLATSEFSHEAVKKHQETVVNALKTERDVSVRQRAVDLLYAMCDKSNAEEIVAEMLAYLETADYSIREEMVLKVAILAEKYASDYTWYVDVILNLIRIAGDYVSEEVWYRVIQIVINREDVQGYAAKTVFEALQAPACHENMVKVAGYILGEFGNLIAGDQRSSPLIQFQLLHSKYHLCSASTRALLLTTYVKFINLFPEIKTEIQNILGSNNNIRCADSELQQRAVEYLSLSQIASPDVLATVLEEMPPFPERESSILAILKRKKPGMSEGINASNKENLRAAPLLVDGAAPANGTTAPATMDLLGLSLDQTAPPAPPASTNGTTACLVDVFEDQSSGSQGSTAVVVSSEEGLKKFVCKHNGILFENDLLQIGVKAEFRQNLGRVGLFYGNKTASQFQSFLPNVTIDNMALSIQLKPVEPAIEAGAQVEQMVNVECVQDFAEAPGLVVQFVYCGVQQKFTLQLPVFLNKFLEPTIMNSESFFSRWKNLSSPGQEEQKIFKARFPMENEGIRSKLSGFGMQLLDGIDPNPDNFVCAGIIHTRALQIGSLLRLEPNRQAQMYRLTIRSSKDGVSKILVDLLQEHF; this is encoded by the coding sequence ATGCCTGCAGTGCGAGGGGACGGCATCCGCGGCCTGGCGGTGTTCATATCGGATATCCGAAACTGCAAGAGCAAGGAGGCGGAGATCAAGCGCATCAACAAGGAGCTTGCAAACATTCGTTCCAAGTTTAAAGGGGACAAGACACTTGATGGCTACCAGAAGAAGAAATACGTGTGTAAGCTCCTGTTCATTTTCCTTCTGGGCCACGACATTGACTTCGGCCACATGGAGGCGGTAAACCTGCTCAGCTCGAACAAATACTCCGAGAAGCAAATAGGCTACCTGTTTATCTCTGTACTGTTGAACGAGAACAGCGAGTTAATGCGACTCATTATTCAAAGCATCAAGAACGACCTGTGCGCCCGCAACCCCATCCACGTGAACCTTGCGTTGCAGTGCATCGCCAATATTGGAAGCCGTGAGATGGCCGAGACCTTTGGCGGCGAGATCCCCAAGCTCCTGGTATCCGGCGACACCATTGACGTGGTGAAGCAAAGCGCCGCACTGTGTTTGCTGCGGTTGTTGCGTACCCTGCCGGACATTACGCCCAGCGGTGAATGGACATCGCGCATCATACACTTACTCAACGACCAGCACATGGGCGTCGTTACGGCTGCTGTGAGCCTCATTGACGCACTGGTCAAGAAGAACCCGGACGAGTACAGGGGTTGCGTGTCCTTGGCGGTGTCTCGGCTAAGCCGCATCGTGACCGCATCGTACACGGACCTGCAAGACTACACTTACTACTTCGTGCCGGCTCCCTGGCTGAGCATGAAGCTTCTGCGCCTGCTGCAGAACTACCCGCCCCCAGATGACCCAGGTGTCCGAGGTCGCCTGAACGAGTGTCTTGAAACCATCCTGAACAAGGCTCAGGAGCCGCCCAAGTCTAAGAAAGTGCAGCATTCCAATGCGAAGAATGCGGTGCTCTTTGAGGCGATATCGCTCATTATCCACATGGACCGACTGGGCGCCGTCATTGAGCCGAACCTGCTCGTGCGAGCCTGCAATCAGCTAGGGCAATTTTTACAGCATCGTGAGACTAATCTGAGGTATCTGGCCCTGGAGAGTCTCTGCCTGTTGGCCACTTCGGAGTTCTCCCACGAGGCCGTGAAGAAGCACCAGGAGACGGTCGTGAACGCGCTCAAGACGGAGCGCGATGTTAGCGTTCGTCAGCGAGCCGTTGACCTGCTCTATGCCATGTGCGACAAGTCCAACGCTGAAGAGATTGTGGCAGAGATGCTGGCATATCTGGAAACAGCAGACTACTCCATCCGTGAGGAGATGGTCCTCAAGGTCGCCATTTTGGCAGAAAAGTATGCCTCGGACTACACATGGTATGTGGATGTCATCCTTAACCTCATCCGCATTGCAGGTGACTACGTCAGTGAGGAGGTCTGGTACCGTGTCATCCAAATAGTTATCAACAGAGAGGATGTGCAAGGTTATGCCGCAAAGACTGTCTTTGAGGCACTTCAAGCACCTGCCTGCCATGAAAACATGGTCAAGGTAGCTGGTTATATCCTTGGAGAGTTTGGCAACTTGATTGCTGGTGATCAGCGTTCCAGTCCACTGATCCAGTTTCAGCTACTGCACTCCAAGTATCATCTTTGTTCTGCCAGTACCAGAGCACTCTTGCTGACCACATATGTGAAGTTCATCAATCTTTTTCCAGAGATTAAAACTGAAATCCAGAATATCCTTGGTAGCAACAACAACATTCGCTGTGCTGACTCGGAGTTGCAGCAGCGTGCGGTTGAATACTTGAGCCTGAGCCAGATTGCTTCACCTGATGTGCTGGCAACAGTTTTAGAAGAAATGCCCCCATTTCCTGAAAGGGAGTCTTCAATCCTGGCGATCCTCAAGCGCAAGAAACCAGGCATGTCTGAAGGTATTAATGCCAGCAATAAGGAAAACCTTCGTGCAGCGCCATTGTTGGTAGATGGCGCCGCTCCTGCAAATGGAACAACAGCCCCTGCGACTATGGACCTGCTTGGCCTTTCTCTCGACCAGACTGCTCCACCTGCCCCACCAGCATCCACAAATGGCACGACAGCTTGCTTAGTAGACGTGTTTGAAGACCAGTCTTCAGGATCACAGGGCAGCACAGCTGTGGTGGTTTCTAGTGAAGAGGGTCTCAAAAAATTTGTGTGCAAGCATAATGGCATTTTATTTGAAAATGACCTTCTGCAGATTGGTGTCAAGGCTGAATTTCGGCAGAATCTTGGCCGTGTTGGACTCTTCTATGGTAACAAGACTGCATCCCAGTTTCAGAGTTTTCTGCCTAACGTGACAATCGACAACATGGCACTAAGCATCCAGTTGAAGCCTGTGGAACCAGCCATTGAAGCAGGAGCACAAGTCGAGCAGATGGTCAACGTGGAGTGCGTTCAGGACTTTGCAGAAGCTCCAGGACTGGTTGTGCAGTTCGTCTATTGTGGTGTGCAGCAGAAGTTTACTCTGCAGCTGCCAGTGTTTCTTAACAAGTTTTTGGAGCCAACAATTATGAACTCTGAGTCATTCTTTTCCCGCTGGAAGAATCTGAGTAGCCCTGGTCAAGAGGAACAGAAGATATTCAAAGCACGCTTTCCCATGGAGAATGAGGGCATCCGCAGCAAGCTCTCCGGCTTTGGCATGCAGCTCCTGGATGGCATTGATCCTAACCCAGACAACTTTGTCTGTGCCGGAATCATCCACACTCGTGCTCTTCAAATTGGTTCCTTGCTGCGACTTGAACCCAACCGGCAAGCACAGATGTATCGGCTTACCATTCGAAGCAGCAAGGACGGAGTGTCCAAGATCCTAGTTGACCTTCTGCAGGAGCACTTTTAA